One part of the Haliotis asinina isolate JCU_RB_2024 chromosome 2, JCU_Hal_asi_v2, whole genome shotgun sequence genome encodes these proteins:
- the LOC137272809 gene encoding uncharacterized protein, with translation MEAIMAAVPYCASCGQVFSVMKRCVQCQEVFYCSRACQVKDWGAHKSICLRRLDSNGHDKKSIFTSESGKTIDSTPGSLHQADRKPVHVDFHTAVDRLMASGGESSPSSDKNDLSYLHNNQHHHDVPVFHVEKAHCEVSVKSNKQKHKLKIQDDWTGQEILKLFASHVHIPLEKMKVVHKGKLMTEELIRESAKPKAVFQVLGEKSADETGLDNRDISIMMEQMNIDRNSAVQALQKKGDLIDAIFEVSNKI, from the exons ATGGAAGCAATAATGGCGGCTGTTCCGTATTGTGCTAGTTGTGGTCAGGTTTTTTCAGTAATGAAGCGATGCGTACAGTGTCAGGAAGTGTTCTACTG TTCTCGGGCCTGTCAAGTCAAAGACTGGGGAGCCCACAAGTCTATCTGTTTGAGGAGGCTGGATTCCAATGGCCATGACAAAAAAAGCATCTTTACAAGTGAAAGTGGCAAAACCATTGACTCAACTCCTGGATCACTGCACCAGGCAGATAGAAAGCCAGTACATGTTGACTTCCACACAGCTGTTGACAGACTGATGGCATCTGGAGGGGAGTCTTCCCCCAGCAGTGACAAAAATGATTTGTCTTACCTCCACAACAATCAACATCATCATGATGTACCAGTGTTTCATGTAGAGAAAGCTCACTGTGAGGTGTCTGTGAAATCAAACAAACAGAAGCACAAGCTAAAGATTCAGGACGACTGGACAGGACAAGAAATACTTAAACTATTTGCAAGTCATGTACATATTCCTTTAGAAAAAATGAAAGTGGTTCACAAGGGCAAACTAATGACAGAAGAGTTAATTAGAGAGAGTGCAAAGCCAAAGGCTGTGTTTCAGGTTTTGGGTGAAAAATCAGCAGATGAAACTGGACTTGATAACAGAGACATTTCCATCATGATGGAACAGATGAACATTGACAGAAACAGTGCAGTGCAAGCCCTACAGAAGAAAGGTGACCTCATTGATGCAATCTTTGAAGTTTCTAACAAGATCTGa